CTGACCTAATCAttaataaatgaaacataattatGTTAGTTCTGAATTCCAACGTTGATTGTTGCCCATTAATTAgaaacattttgagaaataaTCAGGATTTAAAGAAGGTTTTAAGGGCTTAAAATATGTGACAAAAAAATACGAAGATGTGCATGCCATAAGTATTTTATCATGATGGATAGTCTCACCTTTTTCTCGATCTCGATCTGGAGGCTGTGCTCCACCATGTCCACCAAGGGGTTTTTGCAGCTGGAATACAGCATCCTCTCTCGGATGCTACAGTTGTACCCGGGCATGGAGTAAATGAACACTGCAAAGGGAAGAAAAGACAATTAGAAAAGCAGACACAAAATATAATTCGAAACAACATAAGAAACGTATAGAAATAATAGAGTTGACTTTTCATAATAAGTTGTGAGAATCGAATCACCTGTGGACTCTAGGTAGTCGCCTTCGTGGGAATGTTTGTAGAGGAAGAAGTGGTAACGTGCAGATTCTTTAGGGATTCTCAGCGGCAGGTCTTTCAACTCTGTTGGCTCAGTGTTGGACAACCGAATCAGCTCCTTCTCAGCGTCTACTTCCTGTAGACAAAGGAATGGAAAAGTTACTCACGAGGTTGGTGGCAGGCGCTTGTGACCATGCTTGGAATTCTAGACAAATGAGGAACATCTGTGTGGGGTGAGTGAATGAAATCAAGCATTCCCCTCGCTCTCAGGTGTCTGAGGTGGAACACTTACGGTACAAATGCCTTTGTTAGATAAATACATCAAACACTCTGCTGTCTTGAGAAGCTTTTAGGATAACAGACAAAAAAGGGAACGGAGACAAAGCAGTGCCACAATTATTCCTTTGTACTTGGCGATGATCTGATCCGAGTGGTGACATGAAGCCTTTGAATTTCAATGAGAAGGACAAAGGCTTTTGGGGCAAAATGAGTAACTCATTGTGTCGGTCTGTACACAACTCCTGACCAGAAACACCCCCTCTCTCCCAGCACAATGTAATGAAAGGAAAGAGACTTGATTTGTTTATCACTTATTGATGGGGCAAAGGTCATAAAGTGACTAATGATTTGCTCTTAAGGACTCACCAGTTGTACGTAGTTGACTCTTTTGTCCCTAAAACGTTCAAGTGCTGCAATAGCGTCTTGGTGGATAGGGAAGGCCACTCCCTGCAGAGTCTGCTGCTTGGTGTCCACACCGATGTCCGTCTGCACCTGAACACATCACAAAAAACAGGAAGAGGCACTTCAGCTTCCTGTCATCCTGCCATAGACACATTAATGAGCAAATAGATAACACATAGGTGGCATTTATTATTACTTTACAAAGTACATTCAAAAAGGTCTCTTCTTTATTAAGAGGCATATTTATACAGATATATGCTCAAACAACCAAGTTCATTATGGAATCTAGAATAGGACTCTGTGGTAAACAGTGAGTATGTGGATTCTAACATGCTCTTGACCTAATAcgcgcacgtgcacacacacacacacacacaccatgtatacatcacttcaggggacattacattgacttatatgcatttcctggagacttatcctaaccttaaccataaccaacacatgcctaaccccgcaccaagtcttcaccctaaaattaatgatcgaccttatggggacctccaatttgtccccataagggaggcgagtccccacacgtgatttaggggatttaggtccccacaagtatagtaatgccaggccacacacacacacacacacacacacacacacacacacacacacacacacacacacacacacacacacacacacacacacacacacacacacacacacacacacacacacacacacacacacacacacacacacacacacacacacacacacacacacacacacacacacacacacacacacacacacacacacacacacacacacacacacacacacacacacacacacacacacacacacacacacacacacacacacacacacacacacacacacacacacacacacacacacacacacacacacacacacacacacacacacacacacacaccaccacgtGTATGTCATCATGCTGCCGATCACAAGTCAGAACAGAACAAATCCTACTCTTGAAAAACATCCAAACATCCATTTCCTGTCAGGAGTTTCATGATAAAGAGTTGTGGATAAGTAAAATATAATAGATGTTTTTCTCATTTCTTGTCATCAGAAAGTAAGAAGGGCAACGAGCAGCTTGCTGGAGCTTGATGATTAGGTGAGGCGCTTGTATCGGCAGTGACGAGGCGCCTCCACCAAATCAGACAGAAAACTGGAAATGCTGGCGGGGATTACTCTGATGGATTGCATCTATTTTTAGAGCTCTGTTCCCACAAAATGAAATGCCGTGCAAACATGATTGAGCCTCCGATGTCGCTACCTCGCATACCAAAAAGGATTGTGGGTCTTTTATCCATCTGCTTAGTAAAAGGCAGGCAGTCTCCAAAGCACAGCAATGATAAATATGTCAAAGCCCCTTTTCCATCCAGGCGGTCCAGATTAATGGTATATTatcttccttcaacagctggtCAAGTGGGACGAGCACAAACCTCACTTCCCATTTGCTCTGCTGCTGTCTTTAATTGAGCATACTTTGGAGAGGGAGTGCACTTCTCAAAGCACTTCCATATATGGTAAGAAAGACAGTTCTTGTTTGTGTGGTGAGGTCTGGAGAGCAGCAATTGGAAAAAGGTAGTTTCTCAAAAAAGCAGAACAGTTCATTTGGGTTCATTTAAGCGGGAACAGCAGCACAAAGTCCGAAGAGTAGAACTCCAGATGCCATGTTTCTGTCTGGTGGAGTCGGTCTGCAGGGTAAACACGCCTGCAGCATTAGCGGGATATCCCATTACAGTATTCCTTTATCTTTTCTCTGCCAACAACAAAGGGAAAGCACAGCGATACAGCTCACCTGTGCTTCACGCAGAATCACTGCCGAGTGCTCAGAACTACAGAGAAATACATTTGCATGACGCTCTCTCAAATATATATTTGAACATCGATAAAGAGCTCAGACATGCAAACAAGAATATATTTCATATTCAGAGTACTTTATGGTCCATTCGTTTTGCATAATGTGTCTTTTGAACTGACATAAAAGAAAGAATACACCACAGTAATGCTTATTAAACGTTTAAAGTGACCGATTGGCAGTGATAGAAGTGACGAGTGGACTGTTATTCCACTGGTATGCAGCCGTAGAGCTATGTGCTGTCCAAGCCCTAATATATTCGTCCCCGCCAACATCCGGCTGTTCTCACGCATCAGCATCTTTTCTCTGTTGATACTGCCGGGGCAAGCATATGCACACTGGCACTGCTGCTGACCTTGTGCCGTTTGGAAGGATGCATCGCTGGCCTTCATTGATATGACCTCACACAGACGGCAGATGTGTTGAGGAAGAATACTGCCGTGAGCTGCTATTTGTTCCCCCTCTGAAACCTCAGATTAAAGGATGACGTGGTGTCGTTTATTTTAAGAACCGAGAACAAGCCCTATCCACAGCAGCCACTTCAGAACGGACTCAGGCAATTCAACGTGTCAACATGCCATGGGTTATTATGTGACAACGCGCATGGGAACAAGAGCCAAGAAATTcaatccgtgtgtgtgtgtgtgtgtgtgtgtgtgtgtgtgtgtgtgtgtgtgtgtgtgtgtgtgtgtgtgtgtgtgtgtgtgtgtgtgtgtgtgtgtgtgtgtgtgtgtgtgtgtgtgtgtgtgtgtgtgtgtgtgtgtgtgtgtgtgtgtgtgtgtgtgtgtgtgtgtgtgtgtgtgtgtgtgtgtgtgtgtgtgtgtgtgttcgcacCTCATTCAGTTTGATCTTTCTCAGTTCCTCCTCTGCAGCAGTGAGGGGAAGCGGAGCAGCCTGGACAGTCAGATATTTCCTGTATCCACTCAGATTCATTTCGTCCTGGGTGGGCAAATCACAGCACAATCACACAACGTACAGCAATACAGTTTGACTCACATCCTCTGTCCTTTTGGTTGCCATACATGTATTAGACTGAAGCTTAACTTTTGAGGGTTTGCTACAGAGGCTTAAGGGCATACAAAGAGCTTTTCGCAAATGTTAAGGATTCAAGGATCCTTCGTTGTCCTTTTGCAAAACAGAGTTGCACGAACAGATGCAGTTGTAGCTTAGTGGACGATGTAAGAACAGAGAATAACAATGGCAGTAGTAGAATGGGTTCCTCTAAAGACCTACCTTTGTGTTACCGAAAATCTCATCCTTGATGTGCCCGCCCCCAAACTCTTTCTTCAGTGTGGCTCTGGTAGCAGCATATAACATTTTATGTCGCACCTGTTGAGAATATGTAGAAAGAATGTTTATCGTTTAGTAAAATCAAACATTCTTGAGCTTACATCTGGCAGCTTCAGAGGATAACATATTTCCCTATTGATCTTTCCTTCTTGCTTTGTGCTGGACAAGACATCTATGTTCTGAACATAATTAGAACTGTGTTAAGTGATTGATTATATTCTTGCATACACTTGAGTTTTCTCTCAGCATTGTTTATATGATAACATGCGAGCAATCTTCTTCCCTGCCTTTGTTGATGCTTCGCCTGTTAATTAAAACTAAGTAGCAAAAGGGGACCTACTTATAAGTAAAACATCGAGCCATAGCACTACTAATGGTCGAACACTCCTTAGGGTACCTTTAAATGCCCTCTTAAAACACACTCTTGATTATAggctaaataaatacatttgacttGAGTTGACTCAGTTTAGCAGCTGGTTGTGAAAGCATCATGCGACTGCCAGGCAAGCCTCAGCCTGCAGCGAGGTGCTTTGGAGAGAGGGCAGGAATGTGAAGCTTGAATGTGGCTCTCAGAAAGTGAATTTAAGTTAaatgtcagtatgtagttagAGCGCCACATGGCTTTGTCTGGCACCGTGCTCTCCTTGTACATTCCTCTTTCCACTGCTACAGAAAcaacacgtgtgtgtgtctatTTGGCACGGTTATTTTGGATCGCAGTGACAACACCACCAAAAGTTTTTGATGGAACCAAATGACAATGACTTGCATTGTATGGGACAAGAGCACAGCAAATGCAAAACACACATTTGCATGACAAGAAAACAACAATCGTGAAACACTGAGAGGGCGGACTTTCAGTGGAGAGATGAGAGGTTGGAACTAACCGTGTTATTTGGAGAGCACCATAATCTGCCTGAGTTTAGATTTTGAAGCGGTCTGTTGCCTACATTTATGCAGTACTGATGTGGTAACCCCACCCAACTGATGCTCAAAGCAGAGGAGGACAAAATGCTGTGAAGTTGCACTATTTTTATTCtacttgtatttacttgcactattttatcagttgtattgtgttgcactgctggagcagcctgtgacctaagatgtgTGACATATGTagctatgtacaaatgacaatgaaagccttgaatcttgaaaagCTATTCATCTAAGTTTTCTCACAGTAGAGTTGTCTGGAGACCAGGCCAGGAAGATCCACTCGTAGCCCTGGTTGTTGGTGGAGTCCAGCCGGTACAGAACATAGCAGGGCACGTCGTCCTCCAGGAGGGGCACAACTAAGGAATCGTACTCCTGGTCCCACTTCTTTGATGCTTTCCCGGTGGTGCCCATAGTCAGCTGCTCTGGAAAGCAGATGTGTAAAACAACACAGTCAGCAGTGCACAGATTTGTTAGCAATGTTGAAATGTCAGCTTTAGTAGACGTCTGAGAAGAAGTACGAGTTAAGTGTTTTCTTGGCAGAAGGAGCTGTACACAAACACCCTGGGACACTGCTTACCGGCCTCAATGACGACCTTTATGACTCGATATTGGTCTCCATTCCTGGCTTTGGCAAAGATGTCTTTCACATCATTACCCGCTGTGAAAAGACAGAAGGGTGTTAGTTTCTACGGTTTTAAACTGATGCCTGCATGAACTGCACGCTCCTGCTAACACGACTTTTTTCAgcatctgattcaaatgtttCCACCTAAAAATGTTGTGAGTCTTACTAACTTGTGGACCAGGTTACCACATGTTAGACactaaataaagctttattgatTATATGTATCTTTATTAACATAAACTTCTAAATAATCCATTTCCTTTTAACATACTTTTAGTCAAGCAGAACATTTTTATAAATTATTTGGTCATATCCTCATCAAGCAATAATGAAACAATTACGAAACGCACAGTAAAACACTTAATGtgtattatgtgttacaatgcaTAGAAGGCTGCATGGTTTCAGTCGTACAGATGAGAACACAAACCacctttgaacccaaatacaggCACAATACAAATATCTCTCCGATATCAGGAAGCAAGGAACAATTCCCTATAACATAGACGATGTGGTCAATTGTCAAATACCATAATTTATTACACAGCTTTTCTACGGCagtgttattattcaaacacAGGAATTTAGTTTAGTTGTATCTACATGTTAGGTGTGGAGAGCTATAAACATGTATGTGTAAATAATAGCAGTTTGACCTAGACTACACCCTGCATACGCCTCTGCTGCACACATGTAAATAATAACTCGTTAGTCTGATATATTAAGACTTGACAGACTTTGACAGGTGAGTTAAACAGACATACCAACTGATCATAGTTCATTTAAGTATCAACTATATACGAAAAACCAATGTCACACGGTGGCCTGGAGTCAGAAGGGACATTTATAGTCACAACATATGCCTGTCTCTTATTAACTGACATAATTTGCAGGTTGCTTTACCTCAAAACAGACAAGCATTTCCGCGGTGTTGCTGCCATGTTTAACAGGATGTCACGCCTTTTGTCAAGACTATTTGTATTATAACACAGAGCAGGTAATGGCTATTCATGAATGTATTGGAACACCGTTGGTCTACCAGGCCAGCAGTTTGTTTAAATGAAGGCGTCGCCCATCCATCTAGAAAGATAAACTAACGTTGCAGGATTACAGCTTTATACTGAGAAGCTAATGCATTTTGCAACATTGTAGAGGAAAAAAATGGAGTAGCACTAGCCGTGATTTAGGTGGCTCATGAACTGGCTAAATGCTCAGGGATTAAAGCCTTAAAGTGCCCAAACAGGGCACCGCTGATCATCAGACACAGCACGATAGCTCACAGCTAGCTAGGAGTGGCTAGCTAACTTGACGCTAGCTTCTGGGTACAATGAATTGTTGGAGGTACTTAACGCTCACCCGGGAATGGCACACACGCACAACACAAGACATAATGGAAGAGACATTGAAAGCAGGGAAACGCATCTACCTTGAATGCCCGTTTGATGTGACATTGTGTCTTTCGTCGGATCAAGAGCTGATACAGCTGTTCAGGCGAAACCAGGGCAGGGAAGCAGGAAGAGAACTACATCCACAAGAGCCGCCCCCCGTGTGACGTCATCAATATCTAAATCACAGGACCTGGTCAAACAATtgtaatatattttataatgacaaaattataatatattttataattaaACAATTATCATATATATGTTCCTTTTTTATTACCATTTCTTAATAGGATTAATATTATGAAATTATAATGTAAGACCTAAATCTGTTATATGACAATTATTATGTTTAAGAGTAAgagaaataaacaaagtattaatgttcatttatttccaaatttatttatttcagtttttcttcaaatgtatttattcgtGTATTTTTTGTATTCCTGTATGTATTActttatttatacatgtatttatgttGTACTCATGTCATGTTCTGTCCTCCGTACCTGTATACTCGTTGTGTGCACAAAGGTACATATGTTGTCTTTTGCTATGCTGATGTTAAATCTGGAGAAATTGTCCCCACCACTTTTTCTAACAAAGTGACGCCCATGATAACCCACATCTGCTTTTAATGTCACATGATCAAATTGACAATATTTATTATTACACCGGTattcttttattctatacagTGGAATTCAAAAATATTAGATTGGTTCTTTATATATTTACCAATAGGCTCAGGGTTGGAACACAAATTAAAGCAAGTCAGTTATTTGTTCACTCTTAAATTCTGATCTGTATTCACGTAGATATGTCCTGCTTTCATGGCAGCAAATCCTATTGGCGTGAAATCCTGCAACATCTGGACGCCACCgggcttcctgcctctgccaTATGTCCCTCCCACTCCTCGGTAAACAATTGTCCTCATCCTGTCACCAGAGGGAATCTCAGGAGATGTGTCACAGGTCACAGCTGGATGTGATCATGTGGTCACAGCTGGAGTCACACCGGAAATAATGTGAACCGGTCTTCAAAATAAGGGTTTTATTTATTGTCCTAAAAAGATTGGTGCTGTAGTTTAAACTGGCATACGCATGCGTAGCACAGTTCAGAGTTCAAATGAATGATTATAATGTTGAACTACCTCAAAGAAGTGAATGCTATTAAGCTACATTTTATTGAGACATGTATGTGtctttacatacagtctttGCTTTATGCATTGCTGATATTCACAAGGCATTATGTTAACTGTAGAAATAAAAAGCTTTAATAAAAAAGAGCCACATTTAAATGTTCTAATGTTTATTTCAATAAAATGGCAAAACAAAGAACCAACACTCGTTTATTAACGGAATGTCAACCTTTAAACAACAATATACAGGCTTTGTGCCTACAGCAACAAAACAAACAGCAGTATGTATcatgataataataacaataattaaTTGCATTTTATCTTAGTACTAAAATACTAAATTATAACAAGCATATGTGAaacccaaataaaataaaatgcattaaaatAAGTAAGCACATGCCAATACTGTATGTATCTATTCTATGTAGGTTAAATTGACAAACTTTTTTTATCACGTTTTACTTTGAAATGTGAAAGCGGAAGTATTATACTTGAACTGTCTCTCGCTTGACGCTGGTGAATAATGTGTTGGCTACATTGCGTTGCACAGATGTTATGCGTGCTGTGTGGATCCAGCCATCTCCATCCTCTGTACAGCAGCAGCGTCCCGTTCACAGCCCAGAAACAGCACCGCCCGGCGGGAACCTGCTGACAAAGCACCGCCCGGCTCAGCTAGCCCGCCCGGCGCATGGACGCTTCAGCACAATGGCAGAGGATTTGGGAATGCCTCTGTCGTATACCAACAACAGGTCTCATGGATAATCCCTCCACAAAAACCCTCCCGCATCGTTTCTTTTTTGGGATGATTCGAGCGCCGCTGTCGGCTTGATGTGACAGGAGAGCCGTGCGGGAGCGGGGCGTCTTGTCCCGGCTGTCGACTGAAAGCAACATCGGCGTGGAGCAGGTGCGTTCATGACGCTGATCCACCGCACGTGCACACATTATATTACCGAGTTGCAAGCAGGTAAGGTCTGCACGAATTTCGGCCGTCCCAGATGTCTCTTGGAGCACCGATATTAAAGTTGTGTAATCAGATAATTCCAGTCAAGcctgtgttatctgcgagatACGTGAGGTCGGCGATGTGACATTTGGCGTCATCGCTGTTGTGACATTAGAGGGGATGTGTGTGGTCACAGACTTATGCTCTTTACACGGTAGTCCATTCCGGAATTGACAGATGTGTCCCGAATTGACGGACCACTCAGTGTATTTCCTGCGGGCAGCACTTAGGTCTATTGGGCCAGTAATTTACATGGTTTAGGAAAAGCCAGGGAGTTTAGAGGATGTACCCTACCATGAGCAAGATGATAATAATGGTGATTAGGATATCACGGTTCTTGCAGATTCTACTGCAATCTCAAATGCATATCCATCATTGTCAGCCCCCAGGTTGATGAGTCCTTTTTGGGTATTATTTGCATGTTTTCTTCCTGTATTCATGGGTGTCCTTTGGGTGCCAGCTGAGTCCCTCTCCATGCATGTTTGGGACTCTGCACTGGCCTCAAACTGGGTACAGGTCCCATGTCACAACAGCCCCTCttaatgtgtataatgggaTAACGGCAGAACATGGATTAAGTGTGTATGGAATCGCTTTAAGACCCAAGGTGGCAAGTATCCGAATGACAAGATAAAACATGATGCTGGTGAAATGTAATCGCCACATGGGGGTTTCACTTTGGCAGCTCTATTTCTGGAGACGTTACATCATCTAATATTTCCACTGTGGGGTATTTTGGGAAGCTGTGTCAAAGCAGGGAACTGGTTTGGGGAATTCAGTCGAGCAAAGTCAGACCAGTCACAAAGGGCTACAGCGAGGGAGTTCGGAGTGAAGTCGATGGGTGTCATGTGTGGGCTTTAAGAATACAGAGGGGGGGACTGTTGGGAAGTTACTCCAAGCGCTGCCTCTGCTTGGCAGGTGTTCCCCAACAGAGCATACGCGTAATGCTGCCACACGTTTTCTGAGGGGAGCACAGAATAGACAGGCTGAGAGGATAAGCCTTTTCAAGAGCCAGTGCTTTACAGCTAAGCACTTCAAGATTCTACCTTATCCAGGTATGACACTAAACTTCAAcctgtttttctgactgaagAATTTAGTTTAAAAGGCTTCATCTTTGTTCAGCTTTTTGTTAAGTTGTGAGCTCAGCTAACAACCTGTTTTCATGCACCTGATTCTTTGCTGTCATAGCATCCCCATCATCCAGACGGATCAAGCCCTCTctgacatgtgtgtgtgataatCTTTGCATTGACGTGAAAGCCTGTCTCTGCACTAAGACATCTCTGTGTAGGTGCATTATTGGCACTGCTGCTGCACAGAGTTGTCACAGAATTTAGCATAATCTCACAATCTCTCCCAAACCTCAGTTACACTCCGAACACTAATCTCAATCTGAGGGATGTTTCACTCTAATCTGCCGTGCTGATTTGAGTATAATGTAATCtgactttctctctctcaccctctctccctctcaggtGTAGTGTGGCTGGGGGGGGCTCAGCAGGATGGAAATAGATGCACGTTTCCGCTACTATTTCCAGCACCCGTGGTCACGTCTCATCGTGGCCTACCTGGTCACCTTCTTTAACTTTCTCATCTTTGCGGAAGACCCCATCTCTCACAGTCAGACAGAGGCCCATATGATTGTGGTGGGCAACTGCTTCTCCTTCCTGTTCAACAAGTACCCGGGCCTCGAATGGAACGCCCTGAAAGTAATATGCTGGATACTGGCCATTATCACCGGCATGTTAGCTGGGAAGTTTATATTCCACCGCCAGCTCTTCGGTAAGTCATGCACACGTTAATGCAGGGGAATGTGCAGAGTAATGGCTTTACTGACGGAGGGAACATTCCTCTTGAATGTTTTTTCTGGCGGGTGTCACCAAGCACCTTACACTAATTGTCCACATTTCTCAAATATTAATGCAATAAAAGGCATTTCTCATGTATTAACAATCGGCTCACATCTTCATAATGATGCTCCTGCACCCATTCCTCTCCCTCATAAAACTCTCTTCAACTCACTTATCATTAGAATTAAATAGTTTAATTTCTCTCTAATTTGTGTAGGGGTGCAACTACCAGTCATTACATATATTAAAATACATTATCACCATTTCTAAATCCCAAGTTGATGCTATTCATGGCTTAATATGTTGGATCCACACACAAATAATCAGTCACTGAAGAAGAGAAAACACTCGTAGAAGTCTTACTTGGTTTTCTGGTCTATTTGTCCTGCTTTTTATCTCTACCTTTTTGGCGCTTAACCTTTTGTCACGGTGCACAACCTACTCACACCCACTCTACCCCTTTTAAGATGCATATGCAAAGTGAACACcaagaaaaagcaaacaaagcaccactacttttattcaagttGTTATGTGTATTTGCGATAGGAAGCTTAGACATGAGAAAACATTCCGGGTCTTTACATTTAAAGAAGTGAAACAATAGACAATGATGAAAATTCAGatttatataaagaaaaataggGAATGCTACTTTGGAGAAGAAAAACAAGGGGATGTTGAAGTAAAACATGGGGTGCTCTTTAAGGGTAGGGCACATAGTcaagtaaaaacaaaagaaaagcaTTCATACTATCAGGACTATGATATCATTACATTGAATGCAACCCATATGTGTTTGAATACACACACTTTCCTGCTATGAAAGCGCCTCTGAAAAACAACACCTGTCATATTTGAGGTGGTTCAGTCGTTGTGTTGCTCACTTCCTCGACCTATCACACCTCTTTAATGCATTTCTCCTTTGCCATCTGTATCACTTATTCATACAAGCCCAACCTCCTCTCTCTTCTCACTCTCTTGACAGCCTGACTCTTTCCATTTACTCTCCTCTCACAAGGCCGTGACTCCAATCTCATCAGCCcgtcatttgttttaaacagctTCCTATTCAACTCGTGCATTTCATTTCCTAGTCACTTCACAGCTCACTTAGGCGGGATAATATTGGCCACCCTGGCTTATCTCCTTGGTATGAACCATTAATGACTATAATTGGAGGGCAGAGAGGAAGATCGAGAGAGGGGTTAGTTCCCTGAGTAATCATCTTCCCTGAGCAGAAATAGAAAGCCATGCGTGCATAGTGACATATTGTGCAAATACAGACATGGAAAATAGCTTTAAGGACACATGATTTTCCTGCAAATGGTGGACAGTTGCTGGAAGTGATAATCACAGCTGTTCTGTCTCTCCACATAGGGTTATTTGATCCTGTAAACATACAGGGTCCTTGGATTAAGTTAGAGAGATATATTTGGTATCGTTTTATGTCGAAATAGCTCTGAAATATGAGACAGTCACAAGACAAACATCTGAACTGCACCATAGATGTTTTGGTCCTAATAACAGGGTCACCAGTCAGGCAaggttgagaaacactgatccaTGATGTCAATAAATATAGAAGAAAATGGTAATTGAACCCAAGATACATAAGAATAGttttatctatccatccatgcaGATATCTTTGGTTTGGTTTGATATTTTGGGCAATGTGCTTTCTTGCTGATGGTTAGTGCTAATACATTGATACAGTACCCATATCTACTCGTATTGTGAAGCTAACACTAGGGTatgattagcttagcttagcactaGCAGATACACTTTAAGTGGGGGTAAAAGCTATCCAACTAGTCTCTAACTGACTAATAACATATTGTatcctgtttttgtttttttaaatccacaCCTT
This region of Pseudochaenichthys georgianus chromosome 6, fPseGeo1.2, whole genome shotgun sequence genomic DNA includes:
- the LOC117447745 gene encoding twinfilin-1-like, producing MSHQTGIQAGNDVKDIFAKARNGDQYRVIKVVIEAEQLTMGTTGKASKKWDQEYDSLVVPLLEDDVPCYVLYRLDSTNNQGYEWIFLAWSPDNSTVRHKMLYAATRATLKKEFGGGHIKDEIFGNTKDEMNLSGYRKYLTVQAAPLPLTAAEEELRKIKLNEVQTDIGVDTKQQTLQGVAFPIHQDAIAALERFRDKRVNYVQLEVDAEKELIRLSNTEPTELKDLPLRIPKESARYHFFLYKHSHEGDYLESTVFIYSMPGYNCSIRERMLYSSCKNPLVDMVEHSLQIEIEKKLEIDNGDELTGDFLYEEVHPKQHAHKQAFAKPKGPTGKRGVRRITRPAPEGEERD